TGATTTAAACCTTTATGAAGTGTAGATTCATCATATGGTAGTCCATGATTATCAAAGgattattaatttatatttgAACATGTATATTAACCATTGGATGAGTGCTTCATTTAATTAACTTTAACTCTTCAAACAATTTcaaattaattatattacaaTTTGGTTTAATAAAGGCATCTTTGACTATTAAGCTTATTGATAATGCCTTAAACCCAAAAAGCAACAACTGAAACACTAAAAattgaattattgaaattggAAGAAAATACCCAAATAAAGTACCCTTTACAtgactttcaaaaattaaaaaccgtggaacataaaaaaaaaaaagatttactTTTCACTCACCATATTGGTTTTGAGCAAACATAACCATTGGTTCTGTTAGAGAAGTAGGTTGATAGCGTTGCAATACTTTAAATAGTTAAAACTTCTATTCTTGTAAATAATTTTAGGCGAATGATTATTTTAGTATGTATCATGAGAACAAATAATTACAATATGCAATGCATGTGCTGCTATACTAGTTATATATAAGAATAATTTTCCTTTTCATATATTGTCtgcaaatttttcattttgtcaaaaaattcaCTAGTTTTTCATTGATATACATAGACTTGCTTACTAGACATTATTGTAGTGCCTTGGAGCTAGACAACACATTAAGATTCAACTGCAATTATATAATTTTGCTGACATTTTTTCCGTTCttttttaaatacaattttGAAAGATGGTAAGCTCAGTAAAGGAGTGAATAAAGCAGGCATAGCCTTCTACAACAATCTTATCAACGATCTACTATCAAAAGGTCAGATTCTTCATCTATTATGAAATCTCTCTATATTTTGTTTTGTGTGAACTCTAATATAGTGGTCAACATGAAAGTCTTTCATTTCTTAGCACCTATTTTCCCCAATGCATGAACAATATGCAATGCTCCTTGTGTTATATAAACGTTGTTAGTTAATCCCATTGCAGAGGACTTAATTAATTGCTTTCACAAAATGTGCAACTTTTAATATAACCTTTTATGACAGAAATAATCATTAAGAACATTAGGCATATCTTCGTTGAACCTTTTATCACTTTAAGAGGGCAATCTCCTATTTATATGCCTGTAAAGACTCTTATTGATTTTATGTATTTTAGATGATTCAAACCTTAAGAACagtttgaaaaaaatataaaatatttgtaGATGGAGATATTTTAAACTATATCGTACAGAAAAAATAGCAAATCTAAATTGAACAATTCAATAGTGAATGTACTTTAGTTTCAAAATATGGAAGAGGTGTCTCAAGAATTATGCAAAAACTTTATGGGAGGTAAATGTAAAATTTATATAAAGAATTGGCTTTAAATTTTAACCTCTCGTTCTTATGTCCCACATCTAATGTTTATTTCTGCAAACCAACAGGTATACAGCCTTTTGTGACACTATTTCATTGGGATGTTCCTCAAGTGCTAGAAGATGAATATGGTGGCTTTTTAAGCCCTCATATTGTGTAAGTGCAATTTTCAAGAAGCTACAAATACGTTTGTATTGTAACAACATAATACgactaaaattttcaaaataaaaaattgactAGCACAAATATCTGTTACTTTATTTTCTCTCCTAATATGTCAATTGAATGTCTAAATTCtgacaataataattactatatTTTTGCTGGCAGGAAAGATTTTCGAGATTTTGCAGAGCTTTGTTTTAAAGAATTTGGAGATAGAGTGAAGCATTGGAGCACCTTCAACGAGCCATGGTCTTTTGCCACTGGTGGATATGACTCTAGCACCATAATAGGCACTCTTGCACCAGGGAGGTGTTCAGCATGGATGAACAAAGGATGCCCAGCTGGGAATTCTGCAGTTGAGCCTTATTTGGTTGGCCATCACATTCTGCTTAGCCATGCAGTTGTTGTTAAATTGTACAGGGACAAGTACAAGGTGAAATTTATAAATTGCTTTGTAAGAAATCAAATTAGTGTGCTTGTTAAATTgatgaaaactaaaaaaatcTTGTCATTTATTTATTGTGTCGCATAGGCATCTCACAAGGGTCAGATTGGGATAGTGCTTGTGACTAATTGGATGATGCCTTTCTCCAATCTGTCGGCCGATGTTAATGCTGCCCAACGAACCCTTGACTTTTTCTATGGATGGTGAGTTATTTTTCATCATGTAAAAGTTCTCTTCCAAAATAACCAAATCATAGTGAGGACTAGTAATTTGAGAAGTTTGCAGGATGAAGAAAAACCTTGCCCAAACAATCAAGTATATAGCTTATTCAATTAGGATAGAAATTTTGTATTGTACATTATTCATGTTTTATACAGTAATGTTCAAAATGATTTTGACTGAAAAATAATTTAGTCCTAATTCAAGCTTTGCTATAGAGTTATGTACCCTAGTTCTTAATTAGCTTGCAACACTAAAATCAGCTGTGGCTAGATTTTTCTTGAAAGGCATGTTGTGACTAGTGATTGTAAGAAATTTGTgattaatttcatgattttggcaGGTTTCTGGATCCCTTAACCTATGGAGATTATCCAAAAATCATGCGTAGCATCATTGGAGCGCGGTTACCAAAATTCTCTCCTCAAGAAAAACTTTTGCTAAAAGGCTCCATAGATTTCCTTGGAGTAAATTACTACACTTCAAGTTATGTCTCTAATATTCATGCTGCTAACAGTGTCAATATTAGCTATTCCACTGACCTTAGCGTTAATCTCACAAGTAAGTCTCTGGACAAGCAATGATTATTTGAGTTCTCATCTTTTGTCAACAAATATTTGTGAATTAATGTTAAATCTACCTCAGTAACATTGTCTGGTTATCCATAATTTCACAGGTGAACGAAATGGAAAACTAATTGGAGCACCGGtatgtttattttgaaagaaattaaatttgcaaAACATGGATAAATCCACATAACAacatatatttgattatttcatCCACATTATTACTTTGAGAAGTTGTTTTTGgaacctatttttttttattttcatcttctttcTAGTGTATAATCTTTTTGTCCATTCTATATATATTCTTTCAACAATTGACTTTAAGTTACTTATTTGCAGACAGGAGTAAGTATCTTTTACGATTATCCAGAAGGGCTTACAGATCTCCTTGTCTACACAAAGAAAAAGTACAACAATCCCGTCATCTATATCACTGAAAATGGTAATTAAAAATGATTACCATTATTATGTATACAATTCACTCGAGTGAAAAATTCACATGATTTTGTTGTTATTAATTATCAGGAATTGGAGATGCCAATATCCATACTGTAAAGGAAGGAGTGAATGATCCACAAAGGATACGCTTTTACCGTGGCCATCTTTCAGCAGTGAAGGCGGCCATCAAGTGAGTCTATAGGATATATTATAGGAAAAATAGTCAAAGAGGGATTATATAGAATACCACCCTGCATGCTgattagattttaaatttttttctgctcgtatttcttaaaaataaaataaaaaaattgaaggaCGGTGCAAATTAACGACTAATGAATATGTAATGATAATTTGTTTTAGAATTATTCACTTTATTACTTACACTTGCCATAATATATATTCGACTTTGATTTTTGCAGGGCAGGTGTTAGAGTCAAAGGTTTTTTTGCATGGACGTTCATAGACACATTTGAATGGGGCTCAGGTTACACCTTGAGATTTGGCATTAACTATGTTGACTTTAAAAATGGACTTAAAAGGTACCCCAAGCGTTCAGCACTATGGTTGAAAGGATTCCTCAAGTAAAGAATACGTACTAGATTTTCTTCTTAAGCATGTCTTTGACAGTGACTATGCTCCAAAGTCAATGAACTTTTAGGGTTTAATATGCAATTgaattatttatattataataaatgACATCTTTATTATATTGATTGTTCATATACTTTTATTTATATGATAAAATCCTTAGCATAAATCTAATCAATGAAATCATAAGAATTATAATGATGAGGTACATTCGATTGTTCATGAGGTTTATTCTTAAATATCACTAGCCAAAGTATTGAGAAAATAGGATATACTATACCGCTTCTATATGAGAAATAGTATAGTTGATTTACTATAGTATGTGAGACACATAAATTAATATATGAGTGATTGATAAGATGGTCAAACTCATTACATTAATCCACATAGAAAAATCCTTTAAGTGCCAAACGATCAATCTCTAAGTGACGTTTATGTAAGTGATTCTTATATTTAAAGATTATCATAGTATTTTGAATATGGATAGTTATACTTTGTCTGCTACATGATTGTTCTTGTAACAAGGAATGCCCATATCATTAGCATGTCAGTTTATACTTGTAATAAGGAAAGATGGCGAATAACCTATAAGAATTTACCACTTTTTATAAAACAGAAATTATCTCATGATTAGCCCCTTGTAAAAGTATAATTCCAAATTCTTAGCGTTAAATGAAAAATGTCTTAGAAAGTGTTTCTAAATACTCcttcatttgagttatatttTGGTATAAGAAATGACATTGATCAAATAACAAAATAGGCACAACTGATTTCAAGATTAATGTGAGATAAGAATAGTAAAAGGATATAAGTTACATAGTCAACATTTACTGAAAGACAAAATCATCCACTTGACTTTTTTTATTACTTAAGTGGTCATGATGCATTACTAAATCCCAATCTTGATCTATAAGAATGAATTGATTTTGGTTAGTGGATTCAATGATAaattaaaaggatttttaattTATCTAGTTCTTATTTATTAAAAAGTATAACTCATACTTATTATCAACGAATAAAAGAATCTAATGGATCACATACATTAAGAACTTCTTTAATTGGATTAAAAGAATTTCAAGTAGAGACTTCCAAAATAAGTTTTTATAACTTGTAGTTTAGTGTATGAGACAAATTAAACTTGAGGGACTTATGAAGAAATAAGCATAAGTCTTCCATATATAAGAGTTACATTAGAATAAGTAAGTTAAATCTTATTGAAAACTGGTTTTAGATTTTCATAAGGATATGAACAATTTATTTGTATATAAATACTCATTAAACATTTGCTAGTAAGATTAATCGATACACAACTTGTCTTGTaagattttttagaaaaaactTAAGATAGTTGCGTGGACTTGATCCCGATTCTCGATTCCCATACCCTCTTACCAAACGCCACCTTAAACTGTATTTTCTACTTCAACAAGGTTTTTGTTTAagagaaaaattcaaaaggaaaatttgaaaCAATCATAAGTACACATGCATGTAGTTGCAAGTCTAAATATTTTGACCATTAATTTAAATGTTGACTTTAGTTAAATCTAGCCAATTTGTAGAAGGATATGTTGATGAATCAACAAAGAATAGGGGGTATATACAGAATAAAGAGCAGAATCTGCTTGATGAACATATTAAGTACAGAAAATAGTACTCAATAGTACAAAGAACCCGAAATTTAGTAGGACAATGAATATGGagattttttttacattttgggACGTGAAACACAATTTTTTCGACTAATGAATTGAAATGTTTTAGCCGGTTCACATGGTAAAGAGACTTCATTGTTACACTCGTGTTTCACATGTAAAGCATAAATCTATTCTGGGAGTTTCAGAAAATTGAGTGAATCCATTGCAAATGCAGATTTCACGTGGAAATAGTTAATTTGTTACTAAGCCTCCTTTAATGCTTCAAGCCTAGTGTTAGGCCAAAAAATGAAAGCAAATTAGTCCTTTTTGACAAGTTCTGTACTTGTTAGTGCATGTACTTGAGTCAGTGGCAAATTAGTCCACCAATTGATTGATGACAAAGCTAAAGAAAAGGTGAATATTCAAATTATTTTAAATGGGAATTAGATGTTAGCTGGCTATTGCATGAAGATAATAATTAAAACTGACAATGCTATAAGATGGTATGGTAGTTCATACATTGACATCCCTGTATGGCTTGCACAGGCGAACCTGTAGAACCTCAATATTTCAGACTTCCAACTGGAGGTAAATTATTatgattaattttctataaactaacagtgtatacactttcaTCATTGGATATATGAAATATGATTCGAATTCGAATTTGAAACCCAAATTTTACATACGTGTCATGCATCcaaccgtgatagtgtatacactatcagtgtatataagatttacttaaTGTTTCAGACCTCTAACTGGAggtaaattattattattttttcattcgTAGAGATGAAATAATTTTCCAATTCGTCCTATTTGGTCCTGAATAAGACGAATTGCTAGAAATCAATTGAGTAATATTGTTCAGCAGTTCAGCTATATGTTATTGTCTTATTAATTAGTAAAGCTTTTCACGGGTTTTTaatatacgtacaagttaaaatcCGATTTACACCcgtttgactgcaagtatacaggtcaaattagtagtttaggacatgtatcgggtcgatcccacgaggagcaatgctgtagacaccaaatttttggtgttttattatttatttatttatttactattcgtttttatttgttctatttttattttgtatttacttttagttttagttattttatccattttagCTAGactttctcaaaggaaaaagaaaagtgttccaaaaaatatgttttagttgtttagggtttaatttcattattaaaagaaaagaaaaaagaaaaaaaagcattcaaaaaaaaaatatgatttagtcgtttgtaatttaaaatcaatgctttcttgaaaggaaaaatatgaaaaatgaaaaatgaaacaaaaaagatggaaaaatggccatttttgttgtttttagttgtttagttttttaaattattttcattattattattattattattacctggtttttggcaatttgttattattattatttatattttatcatttctgtatttattaagttaaaaaaaaaaaaaaaaagaaacgcgGCATGAAGCTGCGTATTGCCGCAGCCTGCAAAATGAGGACCAGGCAGCCCTTTAGCTGCAATTTGTGAAAGTTGTTTAGGGTTGGGGATTcggatataaatagaaaaggTAAGAGCAGCCGCAAAGGGGAGAGAAAAAAGAGTGACGGGGGAGTTTTTCGGTGAGGGAGAGAAGTtctgggaaaagaaagaaaccgaGAGGGAGTCTGGACGGCTGGGCTGAGGGATAGAGATGAACCAAGAGGTGACGGGAAAATctgaaaagagagagggggCTTGAGGGAGTGAATGAAAAGAgaacaaaaaagagagaaaggagagCAAGAGGGAGTTAACGGCTgcaaactaaaaagaaaaatcagaagCCGCAAGAGAAAAGGAGGCAGCGTAAGATGACTGAGGAGTAGGAACAGAATACAGAGGGCTACGGAGAGGTTTTAGAAACCAGAAAAACTGAGAGGGAGTTGACGGCTGGAATTTGGAAACAACAAAAGGAAAACCAGAGAGATTGAGAGTCGGGGGGCTGGGTGAAAAGCTGAGATTGGAAAAAGGCTTCGGACCTGAAGCTCGGAGTTTGCAAGTTGGACTCGGTGAATCCCTCTCATCCGAACATACCCACGGTGGTCAACTCCAAAAGACAGCAAAAGAGGTAGTTATCTAAAcccttttcttgtttgttttctGCTAAAACTGGAACATGGGGTCTTGTTGGTTAGCATGGTTGGCATCCTGTTCTTTTTCCAGAATGCATTATGTCCGTTCGGTTGTggtttggtggagtgattatgACTCCAATAGCTGGGTTTTTAATGTTTGTGATCAGAAATTTATGAAAAAGTTGTTAACTTTTCATGTTTCCTTTTCTCCATGCATTCGAATAGGTGTAGCTTGTGGGTTGCAAGTTCTGTTCTTTATGCCTTATTTATTTTCATGATCTGGGTTGCTCGAACTGTTGGGTTTGCTCGCTATTCTCTGGGATTGCATCTCTCTTTTCTATTGCTTTGAATCAGTGTTGGGTAATGGGTGAGAGATTGAAATGGTTTTCCTTGCAAGAGTTTTCAAACCAGCATTGCAAAAGAAGTTTTAGTTGTAGCAGTTCCCATGTTCTTTCTCTTGTGTTTCATCATAATCTTATGGTTCAATATTAAAGCTGTGTTCTTGTTGGGGGCATCAGTTGAGCTTCTATATGCTCCATTGAAGGCTTAAAAATGTGTCGTGTGTGCTGAAATGGTAGGGAGGAAGTTGCAGAGTTTCTTTTTCGATTTGTGAAGTCGCAGAAAATTTCTAGCTCTGCATATTCTTTACGCTTAAATCCGAAGGTTCTATGTTGCAAAGTATGGAATGTTTGATGATTTTGAATGCCTGGGTTTAAATTGTGCTTGGTTGAAGTTTTGTACATAAAATCCGCTGCTGCAACATAGAATTTTTGGCCTGCTACAGCCGTGGAGCTTGAAGTTCTTACCCGTAGCCTGGAGTCCATGGTCTGCTTTGCAGTTGTTTGAGTAGCTTGATGCCTTGATTTCAGCATTAAAATGTTGAGTTGTGCATTTTCTGCTAGCTTGGGATTCATTTGCATGATGTGTATGTTCAATGagaaagggaaaacaaaacTGTTGCACCAAAGATAGGCATGTTGCCgctagttttcttttctttttgtcacTTGTTCTGCAATCTTTGCCCGTAATAGCTCAAAGCTGAGTTTTTATCACCTTGTTCGCACCTCAATCTTGTTTCTATGGAGGGTATACAATGAATCTGTAGCTTGTTATTTGATGGCAAGGCCTGTCTTCGTGCCTATAGATATTTCAGAAAGTTGGAGAAGGTTTTATTCGATTCATTGGCTGCTTGGAACATGTGTCTTTGCAACTTTCTTAGGCTGCATTCTTGCTGTTTGTTTTTTTGATTTCTTGGTTTGATTTCTATCCAAGGGGTTCATGAAAACTGAACAAAAAtgattgagttgaaaatttGTGGATGAACAATGAAATGTAGGTAATGTTTTGATGGATTTCGTTTAGAGTTTCTTGCCAAAAGCTTCACAAGTTTGTGGAAGTGATTGCAGAAGTTTTCTCACGTAGTTACATGAAGCTTGCATGCAAATGGCTTTCAAAAATTGCCCTTTGACCCCTCTAATTCCCCTTTGTTTCACTAGGACCCAGCCAATTGaataatctcttcattttggtccttggcaactttaattttacaacttcattgtttgtttgtttcACTTAATTATCATGCttcgtttcaattgcacttaagttatgactttggggactttatgactaagtgagctttgttttgcccatttcttttaatttttcttaaataaagtggtgccttgacctttttgttattttggagggtaattgagtaatttcacttcattggggcgtcaattcaagggaggtacactctatccctcatttgcactttatttttcctacgtgctcctacgtgctatgtgaatatgcatgtctacttcgctttcatTATCTCCTTGCAtgtatttacttgcttttacttttatttaagttttatggggtatgtgtacacctcttggcttgtaatagatagggctcggagagcatcttgtccatttccccttcccctttatgcttttatggggtatgtgtacacctcttggcttgtaatagatagtgctcggagagcatctggtccacttccccctttcccttggttgcttgcttttgttgctacatgtttaattgctttagtaggctcttgcatctagtcgagcatgctaagtgctacgtgctacgtgtttacgagcgttttggcatgtctacttgctttcataaccatgaatgaatggaatggatgaatgtacgtcaccacactagtccaatgctagttgtggctcattaggccatccctttttgttagtgtatatttgcatgttcactacatgtcatgcatttttcttagttttatcatttggcatgctcctcaggccccttttccctcatttttaggattctttgcatctcatgctagttagggtacatttgcctgaagagtccccttaaatatgggatataaaCGAGTGTGGCTTTCTCTaaaccttagcacgcttgtatcctctctataaaagggaaaatcaagtcacgatttaggtctccccgtacccaatatgcatgaattccctaggctcatgcattctcaatccactctatcattacactttcacttttgtctcatttgcacacatgcaccttttatcaccttcacttgcacacgaacacttttttgccttcacttgcacacgaacactttttatcttcgcttgcacacgagcattttatcttcactcgcacacaaGTACtctcatctacatttgcacaccttcactcttatcttattactttta
This region of Coffea eugenioides isolate CCC68of unplaced genomic scaffold, Ceug_1.0 ScVebR1_1008;HRSCAF=1787, whole genome shotgun sequence genomic DNA includes:
- the LOC113754745 gene encoding furcatin hydrolase-like, giving the protein GKLSKGVNKAGIAFYNNLINDLLSKGIQPFVTLFHWDVPQVLEDEYGGFLSPHIVKDFRDFAELCFKEFGDRVKHWSTFNEPWSFATGGYDSSTIIGTLAPGRCSAWMNKGCPAGNSAVEPYLVGHHILLSHAVVVKLYRDKYKASHKGQIGIVLVTNWMMPFSNLSADVNAAQRTLDFFYGWFLDPLTYGDYPKIMRSIIGARLPKFSPQEKLLLKGSIDFLGVNYYTSSYVSNIHAANSVNISYSTDLSVNLTSERNGKLIGAPTGVSIFYDYPEGLTDLLVYTKKKYNNPVIYITENGIGDANIHTVKEGVNDPQRIRFYRGHLSAVKAAIKAGVRVKGFFAWTFIDTFEWGSGYTLRFGINYVDFKNGLKRYPKRSALWLKGFLK